ATAACGGCGACATGACCCGTAAAATGCTACTGGCGTTTGTGAATAAAAATGACGCTGGTTTAGGCCAATGGATTGAAACGAATGTAGCGTTTCCAAACGCAATGGTTGACCGTATTACCCCAGTGACAACCAAAGCAGACATCGAATATGTGGCTAACACATTACACATTAACGATGAATGGCCAATCACGTGCGAAGCCTTCACTCAATGGGTCATAGAAGACAACTTTAGTGATGGCCGTCCGGCGTTAGATACCGTTGGTGCACAATTTGTCAGTGACGTGACTCCGTTTGAAAAAATGAAGATCCGTTTGTTAAACGCAGGCCATTCAGTATTAGGTTTATTAGGTTCTATACATGGTTTTGCGACGATTGATGAATCGGTATCTGATCCTTTATTTGCAACATATTTACGTAAATTTATGGACGATGAAGTCACGCCGTTAATTGAGCAACTTGAAGGCATTGATTTAACTCAATACAAAGATACCCTAATTGAACGTTTTTCCAATCCGAACATTAAAGACAGCTTGGCGCGAATTTGTCTCGAAAGCTCAGCCAAGTTACCAAAATTTATCATTGCGTCTATTAATGAAAATATCGAATTAGGCCGTGATACTTCACTGGCCACATTGGTCATTGCTACCTGGTGTTTATACAGTGACAAACGTGTTGATCAGCAAGGGCAAGCGTTAGACATTAACGACCAAATGTCAGCACAGTTACATGAGTTTGCTAGCAGAACAGCACAAGATCCGTTAGCTTTTTTACAGCTAACCGACTTATTTGGTGATCTAAATAATCAAGCAAGCTTTTGTAAAGATTATCGTCAAGCGATTACGGCCTTATATGCACCGGGCAGTGACATTAAATCGATTATGCAAGCAAGATTACAAGCGAAAGGTTAAGCCGTATGAATAGCATATTAATTAATCATAAAGCTAAGGCCGACATTAACATCAGTTGTTTTGGCGAAGTATTGTGGGATTGTTTCCCTGATGGCAAGCGGGTTGGCGGGGCACCTTTAAATGTGTGCGTCAGACTTAATGCCTTGGGCATTAAAGGTTCGATGATCAGTGCCGTTGGCGATGATTTATTAGGTCGCGAGTTACTGAGTTTTATTGACGATCGCGGCGTTAATCGCGACTGTATCGCCATAGATCCCGTTAAAA
The nucleotide sequence above comes from Shewanella sp. Arc9-LZ. Encoded proteins:
- a CDS encoding mannitol dehydrogenase family protein — protein: MDHSQDSNVQLNTLNLQSLSTLPANVDVPKYDRSQLTAGIVHIGVGGFHRAHQAMYINELLKQPGSESWAICGVGLLEANRSLRDVLVKQDYLYSLTVRHPNGQIDHQVMGSMIDFLFAPENKQQVIDKLIHSDTKIVSLTITEGGYNFNPATGEFDFNNPDIIHDMANPNDPITAFGYLTAALKQRKAKGMKPFTIQSCDNIQHNGDMTRKMLLAFVNKNDAGLGQWIETNVAFPNAMVDRITPVTTKADIEYVANTLHINDEWPITCEAFTQWVIEDNFSDGRPALDTVGAQFVSDVTPFEKMKIRLLNAGHSVLGLLGSIHGFATIDESVSDPLFATYLRKFMDDEVTPLIEQLEGIDLTQYKDTLIERFSNPNIKDSLARICLESSAKLPKFIIASINENIELGRDTSLATLVIATWCLYSDKRVDQQGQALDINDQMSAQLHEFASRTAQDPLAFLQLTDLFGDLNNQASFCKDYRQAITALYAPGSDIKSIMQARLQAKG